The proteins below are encoded in one region of Candidatus Thiodiazotropha sp. LNASS1:
- the csrA gene encoding carbon storage regulator CsrA: MLILTRRVGETLMIGDEVTVTVLGVKGNQVRIGVNAPRDVTVHREEIYERIKREQSEESS, translated from the coding sequence ATGTTAATACTTACTCGCCGTGTCGGCGAAACCCTGATGATTGGAGATGAGGTTACGGTTACTGTATTAGGTGTTAAAGGAAATCAAGTACGTATTGGTGTCAATGCGCCGCGTGATGTGACCGTACACCGGGAAGAGATCTACGAACGTATAAAAAGAGAGCAGTCGGAAGAGTCGTCCTAG
- the alaS gene encoding alanine--tRNA ligase — MKTSADIRKAFLDYFADREHEVVASSPLVPQNDPTLLFTNAGMVQFKDLFLGREKRNYQRAASSQRCVRAGGKHNDLENVGYTARHHTFFEMLGNFSFGDYFKRDAINYAWEFLTETTGLPSEKLWVTVYEEDDEAAKIWLDEIGIDPARFTRIGDKPGGKRYESDNFWSMGDSGPCGPCSEIFFDHGEGIWGGPPGTAEEEGDRYIEIWNLVFMQYNRDADGVLTPLPKPSVDTGMGLERLAAVLQNVHSNYEIDLFAHLIQAAAELTGCSNLEEKSLRVIADHIRSCAFLITDGVLPSNEGRGYVLRRIIRRAIRHGYMLGVKEPFFHKLVGCLCDEMGEAYPELLSQRGQVEKVLRLEEERFAQTLEQGMKILEETIDELDGKVIPGELVFKLYDTYGFPRDLTADIARERELTIDQSGFDEAMSAQRERAQAASQFGVVADVDLGLEEETRFSGYDHLEDQGRVVALLRDGESVSSLQQGESGMVFLDNTSFYAESGGQVGDQGVLEGDGLLFEVDDTQKQGGELFAHIGKLEEGTLTVGDKVTAQVNAYTRQATALNHSATHLLHAALRRELGEHVTQKGSLVDADRLRFDFSHFEPITREQLQTIEQLVNLQIRHNHLVATQLMSLDQAKASGAMALFGEKYADQVRVLSMGDFSTELCGGTHVNAVGDIGLFKITAESGIAAGVRRIEAITGQRAVEWMEADEERVQRIAEMIKSGRDEIEDKLEQILVRNRKLEKELEQLKGKLASAAGTDLAAGAVSVGEVKVLAANLDGADAKSLRETMDQLKNKLGTAVILLAATAGGKVSLVAGVTKDLTAQMKAGDLVKLAAEKVDGKGGGRPDMAQAGGSNPAALPQALEIVEPWVRKQLGLE; from the coding sequence ATGAAAACCAGCGCCGACATACGTAAAGCTTTTCTGGACTATTTTGCCGATCGCGAACATGAGGTGGTCGCCAGCAGCCCCTTGGTACCACAGAATGATCCCACCCTGCTCTTTACCAATGCGGGCATGGTGCAGTTCAAGGATCTGTTTCTCGGTCGGGAAAAGCGCAACTACCAAAGAGCAGCGAGTTCTCAACGTTGTGTACGCGCAGGCGGAAAGCATAATGACCTAGAGAATGTCGGTTATACCGCTCGCCACCATACCTTCTTCGAAATGCTGGGAAATTTCAGTTTCGGAGACTACTTCAAACGCGACGCCATCAACTATGCCTGGGAGTTTCTCACTGAAACCACCGGCCTGCCGTCGGAAAAGCTGTGGGTGACCGTCTATGAAGAGGATGACGAAGCAGCAAAAATCTGGCTCGACGAGATCGGAATCGATCCCGCCCGTTTCACCAGAATCGGTGACAAGCCGGGGGGTAAGCGCTATGAGAGCGACAATTTCTGGTCAATGGGTGATAGCGGACCTTGCGGCCCCTGTTCGGAGATCTTTTTCGACCACGGAGAGGGTATATGGGGCGGTCCGCCCGGCACTGCGGAAGAGGAAGGTGATCGCTATATCGAGATCTGGAACCTGGTATTCATGCAATACAATCGTGATGCCGATGGCGTGTTGACACCACTACCCAAGCCGTCTGTGGATACGGGTATGGGACTGGAGCGTCTGGCTGCCGTCTTGCAGAACGTACACAGCAATTATGAAATCGATCTGTTCGCCCACCTCATTCAGGCCGCTGCAGAGTTGACCGGTTGCAGTAACCTGGAAGAGAAGTCCCTACGGGTCATCGCCGACCATATACGCTCCTGCGCCTTTCTCATCACCGATGGTGTCCTGCCGTCCAATGAAGGCCGTGGATATGTATTGCGGCGGATAATTCGCCGTGCCATTCGTCACGGCTATATGCTGGGCGTGAAGGAGCCGTTTTTCCACAAGCTTGTAGGTTGTTTGTGTGATGAGATGGGAGAGGCCTATCCCGAGTTGCTGTCGCAACGTGGCCAGGTAGAAAAGGTACTGCGCCTGGAGGAGGAGCGGTTTGCCCAGACCCTGGAACAGGGGATGAAGATTCTCGAAGAGACCATTGATGAGCTTGATGGCAAGGTTATACCCGGCGAACTTGTATTCAAGCTTTACGATACCTATGGGTTTCCCAGGGATCTGACTGCCGATATCGCCCGTGAGCGCGAACTGACCATCGATCAGTCAGGTTTCGACGAGGCTATGTCGGCACAACGAGAACGAGCCCAGGCCGCGAGTCAATTCGGCGTAGTGGCGGATGTCGACCTGGGGTTGGAAGAGGAGACCCGGTTTTCCGGTTATGATCACCTTGAGGATCAGGGGAGGGTCGTGGCTCTCCTGCGTGATGGCGAGTCGGTCAGTTCTCTGCAGCAGGGGGAGTCCGGCATGGTGTTTCTGGATAATACGTCATTCTATGCCGAATCCGGTGGTCAGGTGGGAGATCAAGGTGTCCTCGAAGGAGATGGCCTGCTGTTCGAAGTGGACGATACACAAAAACAGGGTGGTGAGCTCTTTGCTCACATCGGCAAGCTTGAGGAAGGCACCCTCACTGTTGGCGACAAGGTGACTGCACAGGTCAATGCCTATACCCGCCAGGCCACTGCGCTCAATCACTCGGCAACCCATCTGTTACACGCAGCGCTGCGCCGGGAACTGGGCGAGCATGTCACTCAGAAGGGTTCGCTGGTCGATGCGGACAGGCTTCGTTTCGATTTTTCCCATTTCGAACCCATTACTCGTGAACAATTGCAGACGATCGAGCAACTGGTGAATCTTCAGATACGCCACAATCACCTGGTTGCAACTCAACTCATGTCCCTGGATCAGGCAAAGGCATCCGGCGCCATGGCGCTCTTCGGCGAGAAGTATGCGGATCAGGTACGGGTGTTGAGCATGGGTGATTTTTCCACCGAGCTTTGCGGTGGAACCCACGTCAATGCGGTGGGGGATATCGGGCTTTTCAAGATTACCGCAGAGAGTGGCATTGCCGCCGGTGTACGCCGAATCGAAGCGATAACCGGTCAACGAGCTGTTGAATGGATGGAGGCGGACGAAGAGCGGGTGCAGCGGATCGCCGAAATGATCAAATCAGGGCGCGATGAGATCGAGGATAAGCTGGAGCAGATCCTGGTTCGCAACCGTAAACTGGAGAAGGAATTGGAGCAGCTGAAGGGGAAACTCGCCAGTGCCGCAGGCACTGATCTGGCAGCAGGCGCTGTTTCAGTGGGTGAGGTGAAGGTGCTTGCGGCCAACCTGGATGGTGCCGATGCCAAATCACTGCGCGAGACCATGGATCAGCTGAAAAACAAGCTTGGCACTGCGGTTATTCTGTTGGCTGCGACAGCAGGGGGCAAGGTTTCATTGGTGGCAGGTGTGACCAAGGATCTTACCGCGCAGATGAAGGCGGGGGATCTGGTGAAGCTGGCTGCAGAAAAGGTTGACGGCAAGGGTGGTGGAAGGCCTGATATGGCGCAGGCGGGAGGCAGTAATCCCGCTGCACTTCCACAGGCCCTGGAAATTGTCGAACCCTGGGTCAGGAAACAACTGGGCCTGGAATAA
- a CDS encoding MFS transporter, translated as MIQSNSPKFWYATLALCIGSVMVFSNLYITQPLLPVLSDAFDINSLEASLSLSVATLSMGVCLLFFGPLSDAIGRRVVILATLLLLCLVTFATAFAADYTSLLILRCIQGALIAGLPAAALAYMGEEFESKALLLAVGIYIGANTLGGVAGRLISGLVAAEWGWRSSFLFLGAFDLICLLVVFRMMPASQRFVARPFRFHQVISDLMLHLRNPMILAACFIGGLNFFIFVNQYSYITFVLADEPYGLSSDWLGLFFLTYLTGTLAASISGRLVKNRSQTGAMGVGIVIFVAGTLLTLIPNLIVIIAGFFINALGFFFTHSLAAGWVTGHAQWARASATSLYLMFYYAGATLGGFYLEPFWRWAEWEGVVIGSLFVLSITFSITLWLGRRKPLFDGYSSVVETMPD; from the coding sequence ATGATTCAATCCAATTCACCGAAATTCTGGTATGCCACACTGGCACTCTGTATCGGTTCGGTGATGGTTTTCAGCAATCTCTATATCACTCAGCCGTTATTGCCGGTTTTAAGTGATGCCTTCGACATAAACTCCCTCGAGGCGTCCCTGAGCCTCTCTGTGGCGACCCTGTCGATGGGGGTCTGCCTGCTCTTCTTCGGACCTCTTTCCGATGCCATAGGCCGCAGAGTGGTCATTCTTGCCACTCTGCTGTTGCTGTGTCTGGTGACGTTCGCAACCGCATTCGCCGCCGATTACACCAGTTTGTTGATATTGCGATGCATTCAGGGGGCTTTGATTGCCGGGTTACCTGCCGCCGCGCTTGCCTATATGGGTGAGGAGTTTGAATCAAAGGCCTTGTTGCTGGCCGTCGGAATCTATATCGGTGCAAACACCCTGGGAGGCGTTGCAGGCCGACTGATCAGTGGCCTGGTTGCGGCGGAGTGGGGGTGGCGGAGCAGTTTTCTCTTCCTCGGCGCCTTCGATCTGATTTGTCTGCTTGTGGTGTTTCGCATGATGCCGGCATCGCAGCGTTTTGTAGCGAGGCCGTTTCGCTTCCACCAGGTTATAAGCGACCTCATGCTGCATCTGCGCAATCCGATGATTCTTGCCGCCTGCTTCATCGGAGGGTTGAATTTCTTTATCTTTGTCAACCAATACAGCTATATCACGTTTGTTCTGGCGGATGAGCCCTATGGTCTATCCTCTGACTGGCTGGGCCTGTTTTTCCTGACCTATCTTACAGGCACCTTGGCGGCTTCAATATCCGGCCGCCTGGTGAAAAACCGATCTCAAACCGGAGCAATGGGCGTGGGTATCGTGATTTTTGTGGCCGGTACATTATTGACCCTGATACCCAATCTGATTGTCATCATCGCCGGTTTTTTTATCAATGCCCTTGGCTTTTTCTTTACCCACTCCCTGGCGGCCGGCTGGGTTACCGGCCATGCTCAATGGGCACGTGCCAGCGCAACCTCACTCTATTTAATGTTCTATTATGCCGGAGCCACCCTGGGGGGATTTTATCTGGAACCGTTTTGGCGCTGGGCTGAGTGGGAGGGGGTGGTGATCGGGTCGTTGTTTGTACTGAGTATCACCTTCAGCATCACCCTCTGGTTGGGCAGACGCAAGCCGCTGTTTGACGGCTATTCTTCCGTCGTCGAGACCATGCCGGACTGA
- a CDS encoding LysR family transcriptional regulator, translating into MDIKQLTYFKAVCQYGGFSAAARRLHIAQPAISIAMRKLEAELNLTLLHRSDRRITPTVEGEVLLGHAVRIIEMTETAELEMRELRGLAKGEMRIGIPSMLGSYYFPPILMGFKHRYPALSLSVYEQGTRRLQDMIRTGELDLGVVVADPPPEDLETRLLTREEMVVCVPREHPLATRNSICMEEFFSHELVVFKTGYFLREFIDRYSRKRSLPPKIAFETNLIPLTKAIVRQGFGITTFLRMVVEQDTQNDLVAVPFDEPVFLDLSLAWKKGGYLSRANQAFIDFILSQTKDMKHHLPQ; encoded by the coding sequence ATGGACATTAAGCAACTGACCTATTTCAAGGCCGTATGCCAGTATGGCGGATTTAGCGCAGCAGCCCGTCGACTGCACATCGCTCAGCCCGCCATCAGCATCGCTATGCGCAAACTCGAGGCAGAGCTGAATCTTACCCTGCTGCATCGTAGCGATCGCCGGATCACCCCGACGGTAGAGGGTGAGGTGTTGCTGGGCCATGCCGTCCGCATCATCGAAATGACAGAGACCGCTGAACTGGAGATGCGCGAACTCAGGGGGCTGGCAAAGGGAGAGATGCGCATCGGGATCCCCAGCATGCTGGGTTCCTACTATTTCCCCCCGATACTCATGGGGTTCAAGCATCGCTATCCGGCGTTGAGTCTCTCTGTCTACGAACAGGGCACCCGCCGTCTTCAGGATATGATCAGGACAGGCGAACTCGACCTTGGCGTGGTGGTTGCGGATCCACCCCCGGAGGATCTGGAAACCCGCCTGCTGACCCGTGAAGAGATGGTTGTCTGCGTACCCAGAGAACATCCGCTCGCGACACGCAACAGTATATGCATGGAGGAGTTCTTCAGCCATGAACTGGTGGTCTTCAAGACAGGCTATTTCCTGCGCGAGTTTATCGATCGCTACAGCCGGAAACGTAGTCTGCCACCGAAAATAGCCTTTGAAACCAATCTGATTCCCCTCACCAAGGCGATCGTGCGCCAAGGCTTTGGCATTACCACCTTTTTACGCATGGTGGTCGAGCAGGATACACAGAACGATCTGGTGGCGGTTCCATTCGACGAACCGGTATTTCTCGATCTCTCGTTGGCGTGGAAAAAAGGGGGGTATCTGTCAAGGGCGAACCAGGCATTTATCGACTTTATTCTAAGCCAAACCAAAGACATGAAACACCACTTGCCGCAATGA
- a CDS encoding regulatory protein RecX, with translation MLTQREHSLQELRFKLQSRDFEEHKIDTILQRLSESGLQSDDRYTESYIASRTERGSGPVRIRAELRERGIDEALIETYLEGYAELWPSLLQRVHDAKFGTEPCTDRKTLVRKARFLQHRGFPGELIRQFLFD, from the coding sequence TTGCTGACTCAGCGTGAACACTCGTTGCAGGAGTTGCGGTTCAAACTGCAATCCCGTGATTTCGAGGAGCACAAAATCGATACAATCCTGCAGCGTTTGAGCGAGTCCGGTCTGCAGAGTGATGACCGTTATACCGAAAGCTATATCGCCAGCAGGACAGAGAGAGGCAGCGGACCTGTGCGCATCAGGGCTGAATTGCGTGAGCGTGGTATCGATGAGGCGCTGATTGAAACCTATCTCGAGGGATATGCCGAGCTATGGCCATCCTTGTTGCAACGGGTACACGATGCCAAGTTCGGCACCGAACCCTGCACGGATCGAAAGACGCTGGTCAGAAAGGCGAGATTTCTTCAACATCGGGGCTTCCCTGGCGAGCTGATCCGTCAATTCCTTTTCGATTGA
- the phnD gene encoding phosphate/phosphite/phosphonate ABC transporter substrate-binding protein encodes MQKVLRSRLEIGRLVRIAAIFFVCISTTAHSTDSLILGIHPYRSHDEIREMFTPLAEFLSQRIGQPVEVRIGESYESHINAIIQGQLDLAYIGPALLVQLKDMDFVPYLLARLEIDGKSTFTGKIFTREGSDIRTLMDLKGRHFAFGSSSSTMSHLVPRQVIFEAGIDVEDFASYNFYSSHDNVALAVLAGDADAGAVKEAVFDKYHHKGIVAIATTPEISEHLFIAPADTNPDKVRLLRQQLLSLSTDSPETNQVLYPIKKTATALVSVEEDDYQKLRDVIAELRARGVVK; translated from the coding sequence ATGCAAAAGGTACTAAGGAGCAGACTGGAGATAGGGCGGCTAGTTCGAATAGCCGCCATCTTCTTTGTCTGTATTTCCACCACAGCTCATAGTACAGATTCACTGATTCTCGGCATCCATCCCTATCGTTCCCATGATGAAATCCGTGAGATGTTCACGCCATTAGCGGAGTTTTTGAGCCAACGCATAGGGCAACCTGTCGAGGTGCGAATCGGGGAGTCCTATGAATCCCACATAAATGCAATTATTCAGGGGCAGTTGGATCTGGCATACATCGGTCCGGCGCTTCTCGTTCAATTAAAGGATATGGATTTTGTTCCATATCTGTTGGCTAGATTGGAGATCGACGGGAAATCCACATTTACCGGAAAGATTTTTACCAGAGAGGGGAGCGATATACGTACCCTTATGGACCTCAAAGGACGCCATTTCGCATTCGGCAGTTCATCCTCCACGATGAGTCATCTTGTACCTAGACAGGTGATATTTGAAGCGGGTATCGATGTCGAAGATTTCGCAAGTTATAATTTTTACAGTAGCCATGACAATGTTGCGCTAGCTGTGCTTGCTGGTGATGCCGATGCGGGCGCTGTAAAAGAGGCGGTGTTTGATAAATATCATCACAAAGGGATTGTCGCTATCGCTACTACACCTGAGATATCGGAACATCTCTTCATTGCTCCAGCCGATACAAATCCCGATAAGGTTAGGTTGCTGCGGCAGCAATTGCTCAGCCTATCCACCGACAGTCCTGAAACCAATCAGGTACTCTATCCCATCAAAAAAACTGCGACAGCCCTGGTTAGTGTTGAAGAGGATGATTATCAAAAACTCAGGGATGTAATTGCTGAATTACGAGCCAGGGGAGTGGTCAAGTGA
- a CDS encoding IS30 family transposase: MAQRGRPGLSHDLKQEVWRRWRSGESLSDIARAVNSQPGSIFGILRLHGGISPAKRCRAENSLTLSEREEISRGLSAGKSMRAIATDLRRSPSTISREIARNGGAQRYRAIQADEKAWDRARRPKLCLLALNGRLRRTVTEKLALDWSPEQISGWLKKTFSDDENMYVSHETIYRSIYIQARGVLKKELQKHLRTQRIFRQSRYNNLRGIPRGKIVDAVSISERPPEIEDRAIPGHWEGDLIAGSANTHIATLVERKSRFAMLIKVTGKDTNTVVSAISRHIKRLPVELRQSVTWDRGSEMANHKDFTVATDAKVYFCDPSSPWQRGTNENTNRLLRQYFPKKTDLSVYTQRELSQVAKKLNQRPRKVLDFQTPADTLQQCVARTD, from the coding sequence ATGGCACAACGAGGGCGACCAGGGTTATCCCATGACCTAAAACAAGAAGTATGGAGAAGATGGAGATCAGGTGAGTCTCTCAGCGACATTGCGAGAGCGGTAAATAGCCAGCCTGGTTCGATTTTTGGGATATTAAGACTTCATGGCGGTATTTCACCAGCTAAACGTTGTCGAGCAGAGAATTCATTGACACTATCTGAGCGTGAAGAGATATCGAGAGGGCTAAGTGCCGGGAAGTCAATGCGTGCCATCGCTACGGACTTAAGGCGCTCGCCATCGACTATTAGTCGAGAAATTGCTAGAAATGGAGGTGCTCAGAGATACCGAGCGATCCAGGCCGACGAGAAAGCTTGGGACAGGGCTAGACGCCCTAAATTATGCTTACTGGCATTAAATGGTCGTCTTCGAAGAACGGTTACCGAAAAACTTGCTTTGGACTGGTCACCAGAGCAAATTAGTGGATGGCTTAAGAAGACATTTTCAGATGATGAAAATATGTACGTTTCACACGAAACAATTTACCGTAGCATCTATATCCAGGCACGAGGTGTACTAAAGAAGGAACTACAGAAGCATCTGAGAACTCAGCGAATTTTCCGTCAGTCCCGTTACAATAATCTTAGAGGTATTCCCAGGGGGAAGATTGTTGATGCCGTTTCAATTAGTGAACGCCCACCTGAAATAGAAGATCGTGCGATTCCAGGGCATTGGGAAGGTGATTTGATTGCAGGTAGTGCAAATACGCACATAGCGACCTTGGTTGAGCGAAAATCTCGCTTTGCTATGCTAATCAAGGTGACTGGAAAAGATACAAATACTGTTGTTTCCGCAATCAGCAGACACATTAAAAGACTACCAGTTGAGCTACGTCAATCAGTCACTTGGGATCGTGGGTCCGAGATGGCCAATCACAAGGACTTTACCGTAGCGACTGATGCAAAGGTGTACTTTTGTGATCCAAGTAGTCCTTGGCAGCGCGGGACTAACGAAAATACCAATCGATTGTTGCGTCAATATTTCCCTAAAAAGACGGATCTATCAGTTTATACACAAAGGGAGCTTAGCCAAGTAGCCAAGAAGCTAAATCAACGACCGAGAAAGGTATTGGATTTTCAAACACCAGCAGATACATTACAGCAGTGTGTTGCGCGGACCGATTGA
- a CDS encoding aspartate kinase, producing MAMIVQKYGGTSVGSIERIMAVANKVRGCIDRGDQVVVVVSAMSGETNRLISLAGEIDNAPDPREMDVLVSTGEQVTIALLSMALHKVGCPARSYTGGQVHILTDSAYSKARIRDIDAARVRADLEAGRVVVVAGFQGVDEHGSITTLGRGGSDTTAVAMAAALKADECQIYTDVDGVYTTDPRVEPKARRLERITFEEMLEMASLGSKVLQIRAVEFAGKYNVPLRVLSSFEEGDGTLITFEEENMEQAKISGIAFNRDEAKLTILGVPDQPGVAYKIIGPISSQNIEVDMIIQNISHDTGRTDFTFTVNRVDFKRAREILQQTADEMGAREVLADDKIVKISLVGVGMRSHAGIASKMFEALADEGINIRMISTSEIKISVVVDEKYLELGVRALHEAFELEKEVQS from the coding sequence ATGGCAATGATTGTGCAGAAGTATGGCGGCACCTCTGTCGGCTCGATTGAGCGAATCATGGCCGTTGCGAACAAGGTCAGGGGATGCATAGACAGAGGTGATCAAGTTGTGGTGGTTGTCTCCGCAATGTCGGGTGAGACCAACCGGCTGATCTCACTCGCCGGAGAGATCGATAACGCACCTGATCCCAGGGAGATGGATGTATTGGTCTCCACAGGCGAGCAGGTCACGATCGCGCTGCTTTCCATGGCCTTGCACAAGGTTGGATGTCCTGCCCGTTCCTATACTGGTGGACAGGTGCACATTCTCACTGACAGCGCATACAGCAAGGCACGCATACGCGATATCGATGCCGCCCGTGTTCGTGCGGATCTTGAGGCGGGCCGGGTGGTTGTGGTCGCCGGCTTTCAGGGTGTCGATGAACACGGCAGCATAACCACACTTGGCCGAGGCGGATCGGATACGACGGCAGTTGCCATGGCCGCCGCCCTTAAGGCTGACGAGTGTCAGATCTATACCGATGTGGATGGTGTCTACACAACCGATCCCAGAGTTGAACCCAAGGCCAGGCGGCTGGAGCGCATCACCTTCGAAGAGATGCTGGAGATGGCCAGCCTCGGTTCCAAGGTGCTGCAGATACGCGCCGTCGAATTTGCAGGCAAATACAATGTTCCCCTACGTGTCCTGTCCAGCTTCGAAGAGGGCGATGGCACACTGATTACCTTTGAGGAAGAGAACATGGAACAGGCGAAGATTTCCGGTATTGCATTCAATCGCGACGAAGCGAAGCTGACCATTCTGGGGGTTCCGGATCAACCGGGTGTGGCATATAAGATAATTGGCCCAATATCGAGCCAGAATATCGAAGTCGACATGATAATTCAGAACATCTCTCACGATACCGGGCGCACGGATTTCACTTTCACCGTGAATCGGGTCGACTTTAAACGTGCCAGGGAGATTCTTCAGCAGACAGCCGATGAAATGGGTGCACGCGAAGTGTTGGCAGATGACAAGATCGTCAAGATCTCCCTGGTCGGTGTCGGTATGCGTTCCCATGCGGGGATCGCCAGCAAGATGTTTGAGGCACTTGCTGACGAAGGTATCAACATCCGTATGATATCCACATCTGAAATCAAGATTTCTGTGGTGGTCGATGAAAAATATCTCGAACTGGGTGTTCGGGCGCTGCACGAGGCATTTGAGCTGGAGAAAGAAGTACAATCCTAA
- the recA gene encoding recombinase RecA, translating into MDENRAKALSAALGQIEKQFGKGSVMRMGDTSAVRNIDAISTGSLSLDIALGIGGLPKGRVVEIYGPESSGKTTLTLQVVAEAQKMGGTAAFIDAEHALDPQYAEKLGVNVDELLVSQPDTGEQALEITDMLVRSGAVDLVVIDSVAALTPKAEIEGDMGDSHVGLQARLMSQALRKLTANIKRTNCLVIFINQIRMKIGVMFGNPETTTGGNALKFYSSVRLDIRRTGAIKKGDEVVGNDTRVKVVKNKVAPPFKQVQFEIIYGEGISHEGEIIELGVQRGIIDKSGAWYSYNGDRIGQGKENVRNFLKENPDISEAIESRIREELLPSQDSEEELAEAEV; encoded by the coding sequence ATGGATGAAAACCGTGCAAAAGCGCTGAGTGCCGCTCTGGGGCAGATTGAAAAACAGTTCGGCAAGGGATCTGTGATGCGGATGGGTGACACCAGTGCAGTCCGTAACATCGATGCGATCTCGACCGGTTCCCTGAGCCTGGATATTGCGCTGGGTATCGGTGGGCTGCCCAAAGGTCGTGTTGTGGAGATCTACGGACCGGAATCGTCAGGCAAGACCACATTGACCCTGCAGGTGGTGGCCGAAGCGCAGAAGATGGGGGGTACCGCCGCTTTCATAGATGCGGAGCATGCACTCGATCCGCAGTACGCTGAGAAATTGGGCGTCAATGTGGATGAGTTGCTGGTGTCACAGCCGGATACCGGTGAGCAGGCCCTGGAGATCACCGATATGCTGGTGCGCTCCGGTGCGGTGGATCTGGTTGTCATCGATTCCGTGGCTGCCCTGACCCCCAAGGCGGAGATCGAAGGCGATATGGGGGATTCCCATGTCGGTTTGCAGGCCCGGTTGATGTCCCAGGCGCTGCGGAAACTGACCGCCAATATCAAACGCACCAATTGCCTGGTGATCTTCATCAATCAGATTCGCATGAAGATTGGTGTGATGTTCGGCAATCCGGAAACGACCACCGGCGGTAATGCGCTGAAATTCTACTCCTCAGTACGTCTCGATATCCGCCGCACAGGCGCGATCAAGAAAGGCGATGAAGTGGTGGGCAATGATACCCGGGTCAAGGTGGTGAAAAACAAGGTCGCGCCTCCCTTCAAACAGGTACAGTTTGAGATCATCTATGGTGAGGGGATCTCCCATGAGGGTGAGATCATCGAACTGGGTGTTCAACGGGGCATCATCGATAAATCCGGTGCCTGGTATAGCTATAATGGCGACCGTATCGGCCAGGGCAAGGAGAATGTGCGTAACTTTCTTAAAGAGAATCCCGACATCTCAGAGGCGATCGAATCCCGTATCCGGGAGGAGTTGCTGCCATCGCAAGACAGTGAAGAAGAACTTGCCGAGGCCGAAGTCTGA